One Drosophila kikkawai strain 14028-0561.14 chromosome 3L, DkikHiC1v2, whole genome shotgun sequence genomic window carries:
- the bru3 gene encoding CUGBP Elav-like family member 4 isoform X17, whose amino-acid sequence MPGASSSLVVKYADTEKERQIRRMQQMAGHMNLLNPFVFNQFSPYGAYAQQQQQAALMAAAATAPGSAAAYMNPMAALATQIPHGLNGTGQPPSLPSPTMPNFNMGANTPNGQPGGAAAAAAAAAAADGVFTNGIPQTAFPGHPLHLTIPPQGLPNGDAATLQHAFPGLPPFPGVAFPAVYGQFPQALPPPLAAVAPTQREDFLMFPGCSISGPEGCNLFIYHLPQEFGDAELMQMFLPFGNVISSKVFIDRATNQSKCFGFVSFDNPASAQAAIQAMNGFQIGMKRLKVQLKRPKDASRPY is encoded by the exons GGTGCATCCTCCAGCCTGGTCGTCAAATACGCCGACACGGAGAAGGAGCGACAAATAAGGCGCATGCAGCAAATGGCCGGTCACATGAACCTCCTGAACCCGTTCGTCTTTAATCAGTTCAGTCCGTACGGCGCCTACGCTCAG caacagcagcaggccgCCCTGATGGCCGCCGCTGCCACAGCACCCGGCTCGGCCGCCGCCTACATGAACCCGATGGCGGCCCTGGCAACGCAGATACCTCACGGCCTCAACGGCACCGGCCAGCCGCCGTCGCTTCCCTCGCCGACCATGCCCAACTTCAACATGGGCGCCAACACGCCCAACGGCCAGCCCGGAggagccgccgccgctgccgctgcggctgctgctgcggacGGTGTCTTCACGAACGGCATTCCTCAAACGGCATTCCCAGGAC ATCCGCTGCACTTGACTATACCGCCACAAGGTTTGCCAAACGGCGATGCTGCTACCCTGCAACATGCCTTCCCTGGTCTGCCACCATTTCCAGGAGTTG CCTTTCCCGCCGTCTATGGACAGTTTCCACAAGCTTTACCACCTCCCCTAGCGGCGGTTGCACCCACTCAGCGTGAAG ATTTTCTGATGTTCCCAGGATGTTCAATATCCGGACCCGAGGGCTGCAATCTCTTTATCTACCATTTGCCCCAAGAGTTTGGTGACGCCGAGTTAATGCAAATGTTCCTGCCGTTCGGCAATGTGATCAGCTCCAAGGTCTTCATTGATCGTGCTACAAACCAGAGCAAATGTTTCG GTTTTGTTTCTTTCGATAATCCCGCCAGCGCTCAAGCGGCCATTCAGGCAATGAATGGCTTCCAGATTGGCATGAAAAGACTGAAAGTTCAATTGAAGCGGCCAAAGGATGCCAGTCGACCCTATTAA